A section of the Pedobacter sp. HDW13 genome encodes:
- a CDS encoding diaminopimelate decarboxylase yields MKQKYERPTIRKMNTGLMNKFGTRTDFDPVESIDGVAVKDLVEQYGSPVFVLSEKQIRRNYQAALRSFKTRYPKVQFAWSYKTNYLNAVCRVFHQEGSWAEVVSGFEYHKALGNGVAGHQIIFNGPDKKEADLILAIENHSLIHIDHFDELYLLIQITERINKTAKVAIRVNFDTGVYPIWDRFGFNYENGQAWTAIAKISKADKLELVGLHCHIGTFMLSTAAYGIAATKLCQLALRCKNELQNPLQYIDLGGGFPSTNTLKGAYLPGVDTVPSVDDFADAITNTILDAGFATDELPLLILESGRVLIDDAGYLIGSVLANKRLSDGRRATIFDFGINILFTSNWYDHKISVAKEAGQYTEETVLFGPLCMNIDVVRESIMLPLLERGDQVVVHKVGAYNMTQWMQFINMRPAVVLIDQHGKSHLIRKPENLAYLEMMEEVPDYLK; encoded by the coding sequence TTGACCCTGTTGAAAGCATTGATGGCGTTGCCGTTAAAGACCTGGTTGAGCAATACGGTTCGCCGGTTTTTGTCTTGTCCGAAAAACAGATCAGGCGCAATTACCAGGCGGCGCTTCGGTCGTTTAAAACACGTTATCCGAAAGTGCAGTTTGCCTGGAGTTATAAAACCAATTACCTGAATGCCGTTTGCAGGGTTTTTCATCAGGAGGGAAGCTGGGCCGAGGTTGTATCTGGTTTTGAGTATCATAAAGCTTTGGGCAATGGCGTTGCCGGTCATCAGATTATCTTTAACGGACCCGATAAAAAAGAAGCCGATTTAATTCTGGCGATAGAAAATCATTCGCTCATCCACATCGATCATTTCGATGAACTTTATTTGCTGATTCAAATTACCGAAAGGATTAATAAAACTGCAAAAGTGGCTATTAGGGTTAATTTTGATACCGGAGTTTATCCGATTTGGGATCGGTTTGGCTTTAACTACGAAAATGGCCAGGCCTGGACCGCTATTGCCAAAATTTCAAAAGCCGATAAGCTGGAACTTGTTGGCCTGCATTGCCATATTGGTACCTTCATGCTATCAACAGCCGCTTACGGTATTGCTGCAACTAAACTTTGTCAGTTAGCGCTGCGATGTAAAAACGAACTTCAAAATCCGCTGCAATATATAGACCTGGGAGGAGGATTTCCCTCAACCAATACCCTAAAAGGAGCTTATCTACCAGGGGTAGATACGGTTCCATCAGTTGATGATTTTGCCGATGCCATTACCAATACCATTTTAGATGCTGGTTTTGCTACAGACGAACTGCCCCTTTTAATTTTGGAAAGCGGGCGGGTATTGATTGATGATGCCGGTTATTTGATTGGGAGTGTTTTGGCCAACAAAAGGCTAAGCGATGGCAGGCGGGCTACCATTTTTGATTTTGGTATCAATATTCTATTTACCTCTAACTGGTATGATCATAAAATAAGTGTTGCAAAAGAAGCGGGACAGTACACTGAAGAAACTGTTTTATTTGGTCCACTCTGCATGAATATTGATGTTGTACGCGAAAGCATTATGTTACCGCTATTAGAGCGGGGCGATCAGGTTGTTGTACATAAAGTTGGCGCTTACAACATGACGCAGTGGATGCAATTTATCAATATGCGGCCGGCTGTAGTATTGATTGATCAACATGGTAAAAGCCATCTGATCAGAAAACCCGAAAACCTTGCTTATTTAGAAATGATGGAGGAAGTACCCGATTACTTAAAATAA